CGAGTTATGGGCTGCTCCTcgcttaaatttttaattatgtgaCGATATGGTCAAGGATTTCGAAAATCCGGGAGATGTAGGATGAGTAATTAATCCAGTTCCATTGACTTGCCCCCGGGCATGGGGGAGGTGGGGAAACATGGTTAACGGGATAATGCTTGCCGGATTTATTGCTGCTTATCATTCTTTCTatttgcaccaaaaaaaaaaaaaaatcgttctTTCTGTTGACTGTCCTGTCCTTGAGGggcaaggaaaagagaagagggggagagagagagagagagagagagagagagagagagagagcaggatCTTGTTCTTCATTGACATTGTGCTGTATTCTTTGTGGCTCTTTGAATATGATTTGAACTTTACATTTGATTTGCACATGGCAATCTTTGAATATGAAGCATAAACTCAGTGAACTGTCTGTACATTTGAATGTTCTAATGCCCTGATTGTATACATGCAAGCTTTCttggtaaatgtgtcatggttGTTTGTTTTATAATCGAGGATGGTTGTCTGCTTTGCAGGTCATTTACAGGACAGTTGGAAGTCTCTTTCTAATGCTAAAGTCACCATTTGTTGAGTGGCTGGAGAAGTTATTCATATACTGAGATTCGTTCTTCAATGGCTAACCACGATTTGATATTAGGGCAAAGTCATAATGTAGCTCTAGCACAAAATCAGCACTTCGTGCCAGGACATAATCATAACATAGGACTCAGCCAAAACCATGATCTGGAACTTGGACAGAACCACGAGCATCATCTGGGTTTGGGACAGACACATGAGCATGAGCTTGGTTTAGGACATGCTCATGATCATGAATTGGGCTTAGGACCAAACCATGATGCTGAGGGAAGCAGTGGCCACGGCTATGTGCATGACAATGAGCTGGCTATGGACAGGAAGCCTGATCATGAAGGCCATGAATTGGCTTTACCTGCACCGAACCATGAGCTTGCATTATCAGAAAGCAATGAGTTAGGAGTTTCAGAAAATCAGGAACTTGATGACAATCTGGAGCTAGCAGTAGATCATAACCAGGAAATGGCAATTGAACCTGCAGAGGATATAGATGTTGAGCATGAACTTGTTGGCAGTCCTATCATTCAAGCCCGTACTATTATTTCTGGCTCAAACTTTGAGCTATCAGTAGGGCAGGAGTTCCCTGATGTCAAGAGCTGCCGGAGGGCTCTGAGAGATACAGCTATTGCacttcattttgaaattcagACCATAAAATCTGACAAGACTCGTTTTACTGCCAAATGTGCAAGCGAAGGATGCCCATGGCGCATTCATGCAGCAAAACTACCAGGTGTTCCGACTTTTACTATTAGGACCATCAATGATAATCATACATGTGGAGGAATTTCTCATCTTGGCCATCAACAAGCATCGGTTCAATGGGTTGCGAACTCCGTGGAACAACGCCTAAAGGAGAATCCTAACTGCAAGCCAAAAGAAATACTTGAAGAGATCCATCGTGTTCACGGCATCACCTTGTCATACAAACAAGCTTGGCGAGGGAAAGAGCGTATCATGGCAGCTATGCGAGGTTCCTTCGAAGAAGGGTATCGCTTACTTCCACAATATTGTGACCAGGTTAAACGGACAAACCCAGGGAGTATAGCATCTGTTTATGGAAATACTGCGGATAATTGTTTTCAGCGCCTATTCATATCTTTCCAAGCATCAATCTATGGTTTTCTAAATGCCTGCCGACCATTACTTGGACTTGATCGGACATATTTAAAGAGCAAGTATCTCGGTACTTTGCTTCTTGCTACTGGTTTTGATGGGGATGGGGCCCTGTTTCCTCTTGCTTTTGGTGTGGTTGACGAGGAGAATGATGATAATTGGATGTGGTTTCTATCTGAACTCCATAATTTGCTTGAGATCAACACAGAAAATATGCCGAGGCTCACAATTTTGTCGGACAGGCAGAAAGGTATTGTGGATGGAGTTGAAGCAAATTTTCCTACTGCTTTTCATGGGTTTTGCATGCGCCACTTGAGTGAGAGCTTCCGTAAAGAGTTTAACAACACAATGCTTGTCAACCTTCTGTGGGAAGCCGCATATGCTCTCACTGTAATTGAGTTTGAGGCTAAGATCTTGGAGATTGAAGAGATCTCGCAGGAGGCTGCATATTGGATTCGAAGAATTCCACCTCGCTTGTGGGCAACTGCCTATTTTGAGGGAACGAGGTTTGGACATTTGACAGCTAACATTGTCGAATCTCTCAACACTTGGATTTTAGAAGCCTCTGGCCTCCCAA
This region of Eucalyptus grandis isolate ANBG69807.140 chromosome 8, ASM1654582v1, whole genome shotgun sequence genomic DNA includes:
- the LOC104415387 gene encoding uncharacterized protein LOC104415387, which encodes MANHDLILGQSHNVALAQNQHFVPGHNHNIGLSQNHDLELGQNHEHHLGLGQTHEHELGLGHAHDHELGLGPNHDAEGSSGHGYVHDNELAMDRKPDHEGHELALPAPNHELALSESNELGVSENQELDDNLELAVDHNQEMAIEPAEDIDVEHELVGSPIIQARTIISGSNFELSVGQEFPDVKSCRRALRDTAIALHFEIQTIKSDKTRFTAKCASEGCPWRIHAAKLPGVPTFTIRTINDNHTCGGISHLGHQQASVQWVANSVEQRLKENPNCKPKEILEEIHRVHGITLSYKQAWRGKERIMAAMRGSFEEGYRLLPQYCDQVKRTNPGSIASVYGNTADNCFQRLFISFQASIYGFLNACRPLLGLDRTYLKSKYLGTLLLATGFDGDGALFPLAFGVVDEENDDNWMWFLSELHNLLEINTENMPRLTILSDRQKGIVDGVEANFPTAFHGFCMRHLSESFRKEFNNTMLVNLLWEAAYALTVIEFEAKILEIEEISQEAAYWIRRIPPRLWATAYFEGTRFGHLTANIVESLNTWILEASGLPIIQMMECIRRQLMTWFNERRETSMQWTSILVPSAERRVAEALDRARTFQVLRANEAEFEVISHEGTNIVDIRNRCCLCRGWQLYGLPCAHAVAALLSCRQNVHRFTESCFTVATYRKTYSQTIHPIPDKSLWKELTDGDPNANRSVEIMINPPKSLRPPGRPRKKRVRAEDRGRVKRVVHCSRCNQTGHFRTTCAAPI